The genomic DNA gttgtcatgAAACTTGGAAGAAACGTTTAtaaaaaacattgttttcacAAAAGGCTCATGTCGTACCCTAAGGGACGGGCAATTAGATCTTTGGAGGGgttggtcaaaaacagaaggaaaaaaaattcagagcaggAAGTTAGggggaaaaaatgttcaaactagtttgcaaaatgaaaaaaataaataagactacaaatgcgtaaaaaaaatctgcaaaagtctttaaaatcttgagtttttaaagattttaccgacaggaagtagctttctgtatttttagtacaccCTCCGTGTACATTTTTAGttttattgtatacatttagagtgactggaAATTGTGATcgtcttatcttttcaggacttttgtattctgatcacttgaaaattataaaattatagagcctgttttctacttgtttcctgcgtacagaccaagcaggtacactatgtaaaacattaaaactatggtatggttgtcaagacagaaagttatatttgccttttaagatcaaggtgaactgatgcaggccacatcaggctcatttttttcacagcattttattgaaatgaaaaatgcaaGAATGTGTGAACGAGTAGAAATATTTTAAgttctttttctcaaaaaacagccttaaaaacaacagcaacacattttttaacagtCGACAATACAccacgtagaatgccatctatccaacaaatccaaatacaaaaacacacaaaaggatTGAACTTTGGAGGTTTCtctatagcaaatactgaataaatctgcatgactaatcgtttgtgtgtagcaaatgctgaatgacaattatctgaagaatttttccaccagaaaaaaaagagcatgatttaaacaaatcttaagggacttatgtagcaaatttcaaagaaattggacaagccctttcagagaatatagattttttgaccataaatggcataaattatacaaaaaagacaaatattgaaatttcaccacatctttACACGTCCactcaatttggacatgctgctacagagaaatagatgttttgataataaaagggcaaaaattgccctaaaaacacaaataagcaaatttcaatttattttgcaaacagcttctcagcttgtcaagaTCAAtcgtaaatcatgagatatgcatgatgtttggccgggtgaatgtaggcatttcaccatgcagtagaaagggaagccaggaaacccaaatagtcaattttcaaaactataggaagctactgaggagcaagaagaccatgtttcagaggaagatgtgtcaGATGTACACGAAAATGTGCTACTTGTATCTTCTGATGTTGATATATACAGGTCATCATGTAGGGAGGGAAACTCATTGCCAACATTGTCTTTTTTCTGATTTGTCTCATTTATATGAATCATCTGTTCAGAATTGTTTACACAACCAGGAGTGACAGATGGACTGTAATTGGTTGTGCAAAGATCAGTCTCTGATTCCACCACTTCTTCATTTCCTGCTGTTCCAATATTAGGCAGTACTGTTGGACATTCAGTGCGCATTTGTGGATCAGTACTGGTATTATTTCAAGATGTGCCGAAAGGATATCGCTTGTCGACTTTGCTTTATGTAACAATAAGATAGGTATGTAACAATAAAATAGGTAGGATTGTAAAGAGGAAAGGCAAGGCGGATTACAGTGGCCAACAACACACACCAATTTCCCTTCTTACTGAAGGACACACGATGGAATGAACATATAACTGCATAGCCAAATAGCTGACATCCCGTGTGTTTTGATAATAGACtgcaagatgatctgcaacatttcgcaaaatctatcagcaatataaatcactaggcCATTTGTAAATGTATGTTGGGGTTACAGcacacaatcttatttgcgctagtgatatggatgtacattgtattctcagacagcgtcgaactaaaaaaaataataaatctgaaaatttactcagaaaaaaatagcacagcttttctcatttggacgatttttttttagaaatttacaattgtaaaaacaaatgtttacaatttcattgtgaccaccccctctcccaagatctaatggtcgaACCCTAAGGCTGCCGACCAGAATCATGCTCGCACACGGCAGACACCACCATGTCATCGGGAGAGCTCTTGTAGGGTCATATGCACTCCGACTAGAATCGCAAAGTTTAGAAAACGAGTACTATCAATTACACAGTGACGCTTTCTATTTTAACAAGAAACAATTTGCAAATGAGTGTTTTTGCAATGACCCTGAAAAAATGCGCCTACATACTGATGTCTTCgttcaaaattacatttgtatTGCACCAAGCTTTAAGAATTTatgcttgaataaaatgcaagtgaaaccaaaatatttcatgtattttcggtttcgctcatttagtttttgctgagtcatttaAGTCTAATTTAGATTGTTagaggaaaagaataaaaaaatatattgcaataCTGGTGCACCTACCAATAAGTCAAGCAAATATACCGTTAAAACGTTATTTTCCATAATGTTTTTTAACGAcgaatgactcagcaaaaactaaatgaggAAAACCCAAATTACATAAGCAGGTGTTCTTTGTCGTTCCATACAAaccatttgtaaaatataaccATGCCCCTAAAACtttctaattttaatatttgacacccgaagaaaatggaaaaattcaaCCCCTCCCCATAAAACTAATGGCTTCCTAGATATGGTAATAGTGGCTTCCTAGATATGGTAATAGAAATTACAACGTTTGGATCTACGATGTGATAACTATGGAAAATAAGCGAGCATACAGTTTGCTGAACATCTGCTATGCTCGGCTAACTCTGTGACTTCGCGCCTCACCATGGAGACGAAGGACCAGTCCTTTTTGCAAGTTGCTCCTCAATATGTCCATTACCAATTACATCTGCCCCGTCACCAGCCGGTCGTTTTACCATAACTATGACCGAGACTTCGTGGTCTGGAAAGCGATACCACCACTCGATATGTTGTTTGGACTTGTTGTGTTACGAATTGTCGGGAAAATCATCTATAAGAGTCAAAATGTTTGTCAATAGCGATCTCATGATTATATTTAgataaagttttcaagtttgGCAATCGTGTTTCATCCGTACTTCTTACTCTGATGAGACTATTGAGCGAAAAATATTGCACTGGTCTACATTTGAAACTAAACGTGCTGGGGATGTTGTGAATGGAGAAAACTGCTGTACATCGAAAGCATTATTGGGAGGGAGACAATATAGACCTGTTACTtcctgaatttttgaaaaatatctaaCTTGAATTTGTGTTTACATAGTTGCAAATCACCTGAATAGTTTTGTCTTTCACGCGGTAAATCCAAGTTAAAAATTGTACCCTGTATTCTTAAACTCCTTATCCCACTGCGAACGGCATTGCATCTACCACGGCGTTGAGTTTTCTTGCCAAACGAGTTGTTGAACTATAACATTCCGTTACGACGCGAAGCAGAATTATCGTTGTAGGGCTAATATCAAAACTCCAGATTTTAAAAGTAAGAGCTTTTCCTTTATTTTGCAAGGTAAGGTAAacaataattcatttttacaGTCACGTGAGGACGTTCACCTTCTCATCTTTCGAAATATAGCATTGTTTCGTATGGAAATCCAATTCAATTTCAATACAGTACATCAATTCATCACATAACAATTTTACTCTACCTTATCTAATCGATTCTATTTGATTTATCATATTGCAATTGTAGTACATTAATGAAGCGCCAAACGATCTGGCCAAGTTTATTGTGAATAGTATAAAGGAAGAGGATagattttatgtaattttgcaaaattaattgaTTGGAATCTGTATCCGGCATGTAAGAATTATTATGAATATGCTCTATAATTATTGTTTAACacttgtaaaaatgtttttcttaaacTTTGACATAAAATGACAATTTATTTGAGAGTTTGTGACGAAAGAGGCCGCTGGCCTTACTCAATGAAATAAaagattgaatgaatgaatgaatgaatgaatgaatgaatgaatgaatgaatgaatgaatgaatgaatgaatgaattgactttttaaaaatttcatgcAGTCTCTCCCTTTGGTCATAATATCATATTTAGAATATCCAGCTCTCGATTGTACAACTGGGTTTCTTATttgcatcataattttaatttcaGGTAACGCTGAATGTGCCTTTAATTCTACCCACTCGTTCGACAATTGTGGTCACGGTTGTTTGAACGGAGGTACTTGCCAAGTTATTCCAGACTTACCACCCGAAGACAACTCCTGTATTTGTCCTGATGGATTCACTGGACAATACTGTGACGTAGGTAggacgaacaaacaaacaagaagttCAAAGAAGAAAGCACAAAAATTCTTGTGATGTAACATCACAAgtgatgaaatttcaatgacAGATGAAATGATGTCAAGACTACACATTTGGCTCGAGATATTCGGTTGATACTaatgtaaatttaattcagttaaagggacaaagtctgccattttttcatgaagtttgtttcaatttatacgagatactatttatattgttttcacatgttgaaagatactgaatgaatgggtgaccatgcgtcTATTCGACCCAGGTTtgagacacgatacatgaaacaaacgcgaaaatgaattaatggtcattaccattaattcattttcgctatggtttcatttaatttgtctaaaaccggggccGCATATACATGGTCTCCCATTCATTCAATATCCTTCAACATATCAAagaatataagtagtatctcgtatcaaacaaaattcatgaaaaaatggccgactttgtccctttaatacagACTGAtctcaaacaatatattttatcGTTGTGTTGCGAAATTATTGTGATGTAAAAGCACAACAAACCAGGACGGATGACAAAATTAATATCGGTAAGAAAGTGCACTCTGTATAAGCACTACACTTTACTGACATTCAAAGTCGTGCATGCAATGCAGTGTGATTGCAGAACGGTACAAATTTAATTCTCTCTTCGTATTGCAGAGGTTATCCGTTGCAGTGACGATGTATCTTGTTATAATGGAGGAACATGTGTCATTGAAACTGACCCTTCTGACAATGACTGTACATGCCCAGATGGATACACTGGCCGGCTGTGTGAAACAGGTCAgagttttctgtttgttttgacaTCATATAAGTACATTTTTGGTCCTTAAAATCAATAGAGTGACGGTAGACGACATTAATATcagaatcattttcattcttttctttGCTTGTATGTGCTTTTTTATGCTCTGCACGAATGAATACAATTCCAGTTAGCTTTTCCTCaacaaaataaatgaacaacAGCTATCAAGAAGGTGAAGTTTTAGTGTAAGAAATATGACCACCGTTATCTTTGCAAATGCAGCACTACTGAAGGCTGTCGACAGAATCACGTTGTCACACATTTATAGCATTTTGTGCGGGCCTCGGCTCGGCTCGGGTAGACAGGCTACACCGTGTGTGACCTTTTGACCTTGTGTGTGTTCACAGTGCTACTGTACCCAAgagcagtccgggtcagctccaaaattggagacgctataccataatattttccccctctcattggccaatcagcggccagcgcgccatcagtaaaaattgtatttcctggcaacctccacatgcgtccttcgttacgtacgccatactgtgtcgaactcccgcgccgtattctgtcataatgtcgaacagttgtgtggccactctgtcaaaacacaatttcaaaatcgcgtaccagttttattctggctaagacaaccaaaccccatatatcgctgtgattcctagactctggcttgaagtcctgcgaaatataaatcgtctacctacacagatcgttcagaataccccatttgtatcggagatggcagcgatacaaattctaccgtatggggaacagttgtgtggccactctgtcaacacattttcaaaatcgcgtaccatttttagtctgcgtttgacaactacaaaacaggtatcgttttaaagctctgacattgctcttctttcttgcaaaatgttatacgcgtacctacacaaataacctttataacagtatttctaatagagatgacgaacatccacaaaatgattctcggtacttgagcgaaatcgataaacagggggtagaaatgaatcgtcaatatttcgaatatttgtccactaatcggactccttgttggacatgaccttctgcagaacacgtggattatgttgactgtcgaaattcgtcgaaattcacaagacaggggcttaataagcggcccaaaactgccgatcacacttggtgggtaatttgtgacccagcgtgacctgtactttattaatgatgtaatctggtcgatgattggctgaatgccggaatacattatcataatgagtctccaattttggagctgacccggactgaagAGTAGGCCTAGCAGTGACACGCATGATTTGTGCGCGGTCACAATTTTTGTCGGTTTCCCAGAACTGAAATAAATTAGGCCACCCCATGGCTGATAGAACGTGTTCATATagtttgtttggttttacaTAATGGGCCGACTAAGGGTAAACATACGTTTTACTTTGTGTTTGACACTACGGTATCATCAATTTATAAAGTTCCTATCCCAATTATATAAATAGCGGAGTATTTCTACCGTCGAAGCAGATCACAACGATTTTTCTTACCCTTTCTCCATAGCGTACATAATTTCTCCATAAATATCCCCGAACCATCGTAACTGAGTACTTTTTTGAATATGAGTTGACAGTGTCGATTTCCAACTGTGTTGTAAATGGTTTCTTTGGGCATTAGAATTCATGCTGACTGTATATCTGCTTCGTTTTTATACCCCGTTTGCCAAATAGCTTGAATTGCACTCGTTCGGCATAGCATGCTGTTACGGGTTAAACAAATTGCTGACCCGACGATTTTGTTTTCGCATGGTAACAGATTATCGTTGTTCGGATAGCAACCCATGTCTGAATGGTGGAACATGCAACAACCAGGACTGTACCTGTCCGGATGGTGTGTCTGGGTACCTCTGTGATACTGGTAAGTTATCCTATATACATGAAATATCACTATCAGCAATCTACAGTAACAGCTCATCACAAGTAAAAACCTGGAGCGATGTTAGATTGAAAGGTTAACTGAATAAATAGAGGACAAATGAAACTTACCATCTTTattaaaaatcataacaaatcatttcactgTAAAGTGAAGTACATTATCTACACACTATTCAACGAGTTGTAGGTCAGTATCATTGTGGACTGAGATGCATTCAAAACATTGCACAGGCGAACTAGTCGAATGGTCTAAAATATGGTATTATTTTCGTATAATAAattgtgattatgaaatattgatatcactaaAACCGAGTTAGTATTTTATCTGGGTTGAGCCTCCTCTCTGCGGAGTAGCACTCGATAAAATCGCTGTACGTGTATGAGTTATATGTGAGACATGGGCGATCGGCCGGGGCGTCCATTACACAGTAGTATAGGAAAAAGGGAAGGCGGTCAGCTTACATACCAGTCAACCAGTCCTCTCGACGCGcgctttgaaaattttacatttttactcgCTCCTCGCTGTATCTCCACTGCACGGAACGTTCGATCAATGAGCGCACAGTAACCCCAGGCTGACTGATGACCCTAACGGCTGTATCCAGTGTACAAATAGTGCACAATCATCTAGTGTTCAAGTCGCCTGTTTCATAAGTAAAGGTCCGATATACAGCGACAGTCAAAATAAGACCTTAAAACTGAATCGTTTCTAGCAAGTAGTCAGAGCCAAATGAAATATACACGCGTTTTTTGAACTCGGCCTTTTTGTCTTTATCTTTGTACGTT from Ptychodera flava strain L36383 chromosome 12, AS_Pfla_20210202, whole genome shotgun sequence includes the following:
- the LOC139145859 gene encoding delta-like protein 4, which translates into the protein MDVHSSCVYLIGLLVGMFLTIVSGNAECAFNSTHSFDNCGHGCLNGGTCQVIPDLPPEDNSCICPDGFTGQYCDVEVIRCSDDVSCYNGGTCVIETDPSDNDCTCPDGYTGRLCETDYRCSDSNPCLNGGTCNNQDCTCPDGVSGYLCDTVFAECGCHPDIECPSDTSCPCCMTGETCEAEEEPTEQGQTDQGQTDQGTTDQGQTEQGTTESGSSNDSGAACRLCVTIPGTALMIMLAICNN